The stretch of DNA GGCGAGCTGGCCTGGGCTGGAAGACCTTCAGGGGGTCTTCGACGTCTGGCAGCGTTGCGCTCCGTACTCGGCGAATAGGCTCACCAGCCAACTCGAAATACACCGCGACGAGACCCAGCTGATCGGTGTGCTCGTCGGCGGGTCGGAGGCCGAAGCACTGAAGATGTTGGCACCGATCTTGTCCGTCGGTAAGCCTGATGTCGTCGCGACGAACGGGAGCTGGGCCGAGATATATGCGGGATTCCAGATCCCCGCCGCCGACGAAGCGGCGAACTGGAAGTTCTTGTCTCAATTCATTTATGACCCGTTTCCGCCAGCCGCCGTTGAGGTCATTGGAGCGCTCATGTCGAACGCGCCCACGTCCGACTGCAACTACTTCACCAACGCGTTCGGCGGAGCCGTCAAGACGAGCGAACCCGCCGGGGGCTCGGCCTTCGCGCATCGCAATGCGCTCTTCTACGCCGAGCCCGGCGCAGGTTGGGGTACTCGCGGTGGGATCCCTGCATCGGCCGACCCGCTGACGGCGAAGTGTCACAGCTGGATCGCAGAGTTCGGAGAAGCGTTGCAGCCCTATGTGGACGGCGCCTACATCAACGTGCCGAACGCCGGCATGTCGGGCTGGGAGGCAGCGTATTGGGGCCCCAACGTTGACCGTCTGCGCGCCGTCAAGGCGAAGTACGACGCTGAAAAGGTATTTGACTACGAACAAGGCGTTCCGCTCTTCACCGGCTGAGCGATACTGGCCCGTTTAATACGCCCTGCTTCGCGGTATTCATGGACCGATGAACGTGACGACCAAAGCCGTCGACTGGTTGGTCAACCCACCGCGAATATCGGATCCGGGACGACTCCGGGCCGCGGTGTCGGGCAAGACGGTGCTAGTCACCGGCGCCTCATACGGGCTGGGTCATGCCACGGCAATCAAGCTTGCCGCCGCCGGGGCAACGGTGTTGGCGGTCGCGCGGTCGGCGGACGAGCTCAACAAATTGGCCGCATCGATCACCGGGCAGGGCGAGCACGCCGTCGCATTACCCGCAGATCTCACCGATGAAGCCGCCGTCGCCTCGTTGGCGGAGCGCATTCTCGAGGCGCACGGTCCGCCGGACATCTTAGTGAGTAACGCAGGCAAATCGATTCGGCGACCGCTGGACCAGCAGTATGGCCGGCTTCACGACTTCGATCGCACGATCGGGATCAATTACCTCGGCCCAATCCATCTGTTGCTTGGGCTACTTCCGGCGATGCGGCAGCGCGGTAGCGGGCACATCGTGAACATCTCGAGCGTCGGTGTTCGGGTGCCCCCCGGTCCACGTTGGGGCGCATACCAAGCCTCCAAGGGGGCATTCGACATGTGGCTGCGCAGCGTTGCACCGGAGCTGCACGCCGACGGAGTGGACGTCACGTCGATCTATATGGCGTTGATCCACACCCGGATGACCGAGCCGACCGAAAGCCTGCGAAACGTGCCCGGCCTGTATCCCGATCAAGCCGCCGACATCGTCGCACGCGCAATCATCAAGCGGCCGAGGACCATCGCACCGTGGTGGGTGTGGCCGGCCGAGCTCACCACGGTCTTCCTCCGCGCACCCGTGGAGCGCGCGGCACAGGTCTGGTACCGCCGCACCCGGGAATCCGACAAATGATGACCGACCACATTTTGTCGACGGCCGCTCGGGCGCTGCTGCGTTCTCGATTGATGTCGCCGCCGAGTCCGCGTGGGTTACTCGGTGTCGTTCACGCCGCCGTTCGAGGTGGTACTAATCCGTTCACTTTGTTGGCGGTCTCAGCGGCGCGATGGCCTGATCGGCCCGCTTTGGTCGACGAGGACGGCCCGATCAGTTATCGCGAATTACAGTCGCGGACTGAAACACTCGCCGTTGAGCTGCGTGCACGGGGTGTCGAAGCGGGCCATGCGGTTGGCATTCTGTGCCGCAATGGGCGCGGGTTCGTGACAGCGGTCTTCGCGACCGCCATGGTGGGCGCCGACGTCGTGCTTCTCAACACCGACTTTCGCGCTCAAGCCCTCGCAGCGGCTCTAAGCACGCATGAGGTCACTGCGGTCG from Mycobacterium sp. JS623 encodes:
- a CDS encoding SDR family NAD(P)-dependent oxidoreductase; translated protein: MNVTTKAVDWLVNPPRISDPGRLRAAVSGKTVLVTGASYGLGHATAIKLAAAGATVLAVARSADELNKLAASITGQGEHAVALPADLTDEAAVASLAERILEAHGPPDILVSNAGKSIRRPLDQQYGRLHDFDRTIGINYLGPIHLLLGLLPAMRQRGSGHIVNISSVGVRVPPGPRWGAYQASKGAFDMWLRSVAPELHADGVDVTSIYMALIHTRMTEPTESLRNVPGLYPDQAADIVARAIIKRPRTIAPWWVWPAELTTVFLRAPVERAAQVWYRRTRESDK
- a CDS encoding FAD-binding oxidoreductase, which translates into the protein MSSSTDRAVAAATSQLTGRVVRQGDSGYDAARTGYNQLFSHHPEAIVFCADTQDAVNALAWARLNGVPVRVRSGRHCLEGWSAVDDGLVIDVSEMKSVEIDSAARTVNVGAGVNQLEAVTALGKAGYAAPTGTEGTVGLVGATLGGGFGLLTRNFGMASDNLVSAEVVVACADGGATAFIADEQKNQELLWALRGAGNGNFGIVTSLTYRIYPLTQAIYVVASWPGLEDLQGVFDVWQRCAPYSANRLTSQLEIHRDETQLIGVLVGGSEAEALKMLAPILSVGKPDVVATNGSWAEIYAGFQIPAADEAANWKFLSQFIYDPFPPAAVEVIGALMSNAPTSDCNYFTNAFGGAVKTSEPAGGSAFAHRNALFYAEPGAGWGTRGGIPASADPLTAKCHSWIAEFGEALQPYVDGAYINVPNAGMSGWEAAYWGPNVDRLRAVKAKYDAEKVFDYEQGVPLFTG